TGTGGAGCAGAATCTTTCTGAAAAAGATCAGGACAAACTCAACCAATTGATTCTTTTTTTAAGGAACCGTGGATATAATGAAATATTAGTTGATTCTCAGGCGAATAGCAACGCACTTCGTGATTATATTAATAACTCAGTATCTGCCAATACCAAATTGGATATCCTTGAATATGAAATACCGCTAATTACAAATAAAATATCAAGATTCGATAAGAATGATTTCATCCTTCTAATCGACAGCCTGCCCGATTATGCATGCGATTTAAATCTTCTTAATAAATATCAAAGCGAATATAATGCCGAATTGATCCTGGCGTGCACTGTTGAATTTTCAAATACCGGATTTTATCTGGATGACTCTTATCAAATAATCTGGAAGAATGAAAAGAAATTTGCCAAGGAAGAAAGTTTTATACCATCCGGCTTTTCGCTGTGTAGAAGAGACACATTGCTAAAGCACATTTCCGAGGCTAAAAGTTTACAAATACGTCAACTGCTCAGGGCTGAAAAAGCTTTTGGAATCCCGGTTCCAAAGTTCCCGTATCATGATTACCATAAATTAAGCAAAGCCCTGTTTCTCGACAGGGATGGGATCATCAACGAAGATTCCCATTATGTTCACAAAATCGAAGACATACAGTTCTGTCCCGGCATATTCGATCTTTGCAGCGATGCCCAGCGCCGGGGATATAAAATCATTGTGGCAACCAACCAGGCAGGCATTGCCCGCGGGTATTTCGAACATGGCGATGTTGAATCTGTACATGCTTGGATGGCGACAGTGTTTGCGAAGCATGGAATTGCCATAGAGGGGTTTGTTTACTGCCCGTATCACGAAAAGGGAAATGTTGCTGAGTACACCGGGCACTCACTCTTTCGTAAGCCGGAACCGGGAATGTTTCTTGATGCAGCAGAAAAGCACAATATCGATCTGACGCACTCCATTATGGTGGGCGACAAGAACTCCGACCGGATCAAGCTTCCCTATCTCCGGTCCTATATAATTAAAAGCCAGTATGTGCCGACAGGCTACGATTTCGAATCGCTGGATTCTTTCCGCCGCTTTATATTCAAAGCTCCCCAAATTCCGAAATAAATCAACACGGCAAACAGTGCCGGAAATGAAATTAACGAAGCGGTACCCAGATAAAGAGACTCCGGCATCATTTCAACTTCGTGCGTTCCCGCCGGTATATATGCGGCCATCCATGCATAGTCTGCCTTGTAAATATTTGCAGGGTTTCCGTCAACAAGCACTTT
The genomic region above belongs to Chitinivibrionales bacterium and contains:
- a CDS encoding HAD-IIIA family hydrolase; amino-acid sequence: MNALLLPGSGLNVEQNLSEKDQDKLNQLILFLRNRGYNEILVDSQANSNALRDYINNSVSANTKLDILEYEIPLITNKISRFDKNDFILLIDSLPDYACDLNLLNKYQSEYNAELILACTVEFSNTGFYLDDSYQIIWKNEKKFAKEESFIPSGFSLCRRDTLLKHISEAKSLQIRQLLRAEKAFGIPVPKFPYHDYHKLSKALFLDRDGIINEDSHYVHKIEDIQFCPGIFDLCSDAQRRGYKIIVATNQAGIARGYFEHGDVESVHAWMATVFAKHGIAIEGFVYCPYHEKGNVAEYTGHSLFRKPEPGMFLDAAEKHNIDLTHSIMVGDKNSDRIKLPYLRSYIIKSQYVPTGYDFESLDSFRRFIFKAPQIPK